The following are encoded in a window of Arctopsyche grandis isolate Sample6627 chromosome 2, ASM5162203v2, whole genome shotgun sequence genomic DNA:
- the LOC143922551 gene encoding inositol polyphosphate-4-phosphatase type I A — translation MPNGLVFNGQELAALTGQQMNIFNREGILVITNKLKQDGFFKRPEVTQESWCRLIDNLLFYSKTSEQWSEIKGVIVLERCSIRTTPQNEHGHWPFHLVWNDEMRPMHWLQLATFTECDRLGWLEAIQLASHDYLKSHAQVLKTRLKNIVKIHSNVDVHLWKLPRGLFIDLNEVPLCELSLSCDNLLCDNYERYPNPFLVIHVKVNSGTWIQYAVTEAVESTRHPRFVKTVMFRKSDGLDGETIVRITAKDMTEFVSNTSVTLGSTTVLLGTIQVTQRFRVALKNCDRRTIGFLTLNGWSFETSHKEEGSSLEPNDVTPWRVYCHRRSQSLPITLNIKIKLPSHSDVADYLFNNVCQSTYRLQSDLGCEITVHELMAESKFCYYCPQELLDIWIQHEKEMLQEVLCMGEMELPWKANQMELLNKHYNLYKYYNKALESTIMKAHKSTFKKSSRKDDPFVEFIPVNLHVQRMWAHDYNLNKSGYYDTITVGAFTAHCQKAGKEGGLFQMVQQAKNSSAPISTSNPVQMANDAVQAIKQLRGEVVDTMSELLSLAKSRQSEGMMPLAEQMITKTRALLSLWDSGLVEEALCFIDAHKVSSAFAESDESTLENVKMMSMLKRMNLQLNLSDLISPDIDDFATPSTPCDDHLQFLDAQAMSCSPSANYYQPNDEPEPWDLTQLNIEASVMCLVSKVKFLCGHCGSPAVRLRGQKSKPLNTIQRIFNTSNGNTNENLSNEPVDNSNNLILDTHIVSNVRNNNHSVNVTNTPGDNHNKNENSDVNVTKQMSDVVKTPSKKSNRFTDGLNLADVLDWAAELRPSMRKLRQAMDGLLKGGRLAHAVLRIKQDQNELQQAIALQMRRDVCFSQALTSLVTGLFCWLWSTNIDVITILLKSGLGPLCYFEGLLTLHGKETGMWGDMVIAIEDLQTISFQLIRWNHRDMPLPQIKGSRASLIVTIPVKADLYSKLPNKQATKFTITPVYFNIGINAKATVAETMGETTPQSRSNIDNYDRLNEYHLRYQKLSFPSTDEDSCKVVPKLKPTEEMMAKMKNLLLSKKSKNVELLQEASHITRRLNGIRIISCKSAKDRTGMSCTLEQCNILHREYNLTRQEFRRIIDCMRSEGCRRDNTMKNIGIRKYAFNKVEVMALPLEYRPPLGTYGSTQT, via the exons ATGCCGAACGGTCTGGTCTTCAACGGCCAGGAGCTGGCGGCTCTCACCGGCCAGCAGATGAACATCTTCAATAGGGAAGGCATCCTGGTCATAACGAACAAGCTCAAACAGGACGGGTTCTTCAAAAGACCTGAAG TAACCCAAGAAAGCTGGTGTCGCCTCATTGACAATCTCCTATTTTATTCTAAAACATCAGAACAATGGTCGGAGATCAAGGGCGTGATCGTTTTGGAGCGGTGCTCCATAAGGACAACTCCTCAGAATGAACATGGACACTGGCCTTTCCATCTAG tttggAATGATGAAATGCGACCGATGCATTGGCTTCAACTGGCAACGTTTACCGAATGCGATAGGCTCGGATGGCTGGAAGCTATACAACTAGCGTCACacgattatttaaaatcacacGCTCAAGTTCTGAAG ACAAGATTGAAAAACATAGTTAAAATTCACTCCAATGTAGACGTACATCTTTGGAAACTTCCAAGGGGACTATTTATAG ACTTAAATGAGGTGCCACTTTGCGAATTGTCACTATCCTGTGATAATCTTTTGTGTGATAATTATGAACGATATCCAAATCCATTTTTGGTCATACACGTCAAGGTGAATAGCGGCACTTGGATACAGTATGCTGTTACCGAAGCTGTAGAA AGTACGAGACATCCTAGATTCGTAAAAACTGTCATGTTCAGAAAAAGCGACGGCTTAGACGGCGAAACTATAGTACGGATCACCGCTAAAGACATGACTGAATTTGTTTCGAACACGTCTGTCACGTTAGGATCTACTACAGTTTTACTCGGGACAATCCAG GTCACTCAGCGGTTTCGGGTCGCGTTGAAGAACTGCGATCGGAGAACGATCGGATTTTTGACACTCAACGGTTGGAGTTTCGAAACGTCACACAAAGAAGAGGGCTCGTCTTTGGAACCGAACGACGTGACTCCATGGAGGGTTTATTGTCATAGACGATCGCAGTCACTTCCGATAACActtaacataaaaattaaactgcCTTCGCACAGTGACGTGGCTGATTATCTCTTCAATAATGTTTGCCAGTCGACGTACAGACTGCAGTCAGATTTAGGATGTGAGATCACCGTGCACGAGCTGATGGCCGAGTCTAAGTTTTGTTACTACTGTCCGCAGGAACTTCT TGATATATGGATACAGCACGAGAAAGAGATGCTTCAAGAAGTACTTTGCATGGGTGAGATGGAGCTCCCGTGGAAGGCAAACCAAATGGAATtgttaaataaacattataacttatataagtattataacAAAGCTCTTGAAAGTACGATCATGAAAGCGCATAAATCAACATTCAAAAAGAGCTCTCGGAAAG ATGATCCCTTTGTTGAATTCATCCCAGTAAACCTTCACGTCCAAAGAATGTGGGCCCACGATTACAATTTAAACAAATCTGGCTACTATGACACTATCACCGTCGGTGCATTCACAGCGCATTGCCAAAAGGCTGGAAAGGAAGGTGGCTTATTTCA GATGGTTCAGCAGGCTAAAAACTCGTCTGCGCCTATAAGCACTTCAAATCCAGTGCAAATGGCCAACGATGCAGTTCAAGCGATCAAACAATTGCGCGGTGAAGTCGTCGACACAATGAGCGAATTGCTCTCGCTAGCTAAATCCCGTCAATCTGAGGGTATGATGCCGTTGGCCGAACAAATGATCACCAAAACGCGAGCACTGCTCTCGCTGTGGGACTCGGGACTGGTCGAAGAAGCTCTCTGTTTCATCGACGCCCACAAAGTATCATCGGCCTTTGCCGAGAGCGACGAGAGCACGCTGGAAAACGTCAAG ATGATGTCGATGTTGAAGCGGATGAATCTGCAGTTGAATCTGAGCGATTTGATCAGTCCTGATATAGACGATTTTGCTACACCTTCGACGCCCTGCGACGATCACTTG CAGTTCCTAGACGCTCAGGCTATGTCGTGCTCTCCCTCTGCCAACTACTATCAGCCGAACGACGAGCCTGAACCTTGGGATTTGACTCAGTTAAATATTGAAGCAAGCGTAATGTGCCTAGTCAGTAAG GTGAAATTTCTTTGTGGACATTGTGGAAGTCCAGCCGTAAGACTGAGAGGACAAAAATCAAAACCTTTGAATACCATTCAGAGAATATTCAACACTTCCAATGGAAATACTAACGAAAAc TTATCCAACGAGCCAGTAGACAATTCTAACAATCTAATACTGGACACCCACATTGTTTCCAACGTGCGAAATAACAATCACTCGGTGAATGTAACCAACACACCAGGAGACAATCACAATAAGAATGAAAACTCCGACGTAAATGTCACTAAGCAAATGTCCGATGTCGTAAAAACTCCTTCGAAGAAAAGTAATAGATTTACTgatg GGTTGAATTTGGCCGATGTTCTGGACTGGGCTGCGGAACTTCGACCGTCGATGAGGAAGCTCCGTCAGGCGATGGACGGCCTGTTGAAAGGTGGACGGTTGGCCCACGCTGTCCTGCGTATTAAGCAGGATCAGAACGAGCTGCAGCAGGCCATTGCTCTTCAGATGCGACGAGACGTGTGCTTTTCTCAAGCA TTGACATCTTTAGTCACAGGATTGTTTTGCTGGTTGTGGAGTACGAATATTGACGTTATTACAATTTTGCTAAAATCTGGTTTGGGTCCGCTGTGCTATTTTGAAGGATTGCTGACGTTGCACGGAAAGGAAACTGGAATGTGGGGCGACATGGTGATAGCCATCGAAGATCTTCAGACTATCTCATTTCAATTGATTAGATGGAATCATCG AGATATGCCGTTGCCTCAAATTAAGGGTTCTAGAGCTTCCTTAATTGTGACGATTCCCGTCAAAGCAGATTTGTATTCAAAACTTCCAAATAAACAG GCTACAAAATTTACCATCACGCCGGTTTACTTTAACATCGGTATTAATGCGAAGGCAACGGTCGCCGAAACCATGGGGGAGACGACGCCGCAGTCCAGATCAAATATTGATAACTACGACCGCCTGAATGAATATCATTTAAGATATCAAAAATTGAGTTTTCCATCTACCGACGAAGACTCTtgcaaag taGTCCCAAAACTGAAACCTACTGAGGAAATGATGGCCAAAATGAAGAATTTACTGTTgtcaaaaaaatccaaaaatgttGAACTCTTACAAGAAGCTTCACATATCACAAGAAGATTGaatg gAATAAGAATTATATCGTGCAAAAGTGCCAAAGATCGTACAGGTATGTCTTGTACTTTGGAACAATGTAACATTCTACACAGAGAATATAATCTCACTCGTCAAGAATTCAGAAGAATTATAGATTGTATGAgaag TGAGGGGTGTCGTCGTGATAACACCATGAAGAATATTGGAATTAGAAAATACGCTTTCAACAAAGTGGAAGTGATGGCTTTACCTCTTGAGTATCGACCACCACTCGGAACTTACGGCTCTACCCAAACGTAG